From Sphingobium sp. B2D3C:
TCAGGGTCGGTGATGCGCGGCACCAGCAGGCCGTCCGCGCCAGCGTCCAGCAGGGGCTGGATCGGCGATCCGCTATGATCGGGCAGCCGAACCAGCGCCGCCATGCCCATCGTCTGCGCAGCTGCGATCAGCGTGTAGGCACGCTCGAGAGTGTGCGGGGCGTGCTCCATGTCGATCACTACGACATCGAAGCCGGCATGGCCGATCAGCTCCAGCGTCTCCAGCGACGGCAGCTTGACCCAAGTCCCCAGCAGGCCCCGCCCCTGCGCGGCCCGCTGCAGCGCATAGTCTACGAAATTGTCCACTAACCGCCCTGTTCGATCCGCTGCACCGGTGCGCAAAAAGCCACTGTGCGCAGGCCGACGGCGCCCGCTTGTCTCGAACGGCTCGGAGTCTTTGCAGAGCTGCAACGCCCGCTCGGACCGTGGGCATGAAAAAAGCCCCGCATCGCTGCGGGGCTTCTCTCAATCTCGCTTTGAAGGCGATCAGTCGTCGTCGCGCTTCAGGAAGGCAGGGGCGAACTCGGGCGCCGGGCCGTCATCATCGCTGCGCTCGCGGCGGGGGCCGCGTTCACCACGCTCGCCGCCACGGTCACCACCGCGATCCCGGCGGGGACCACGGTCGCCACGGCCGCCGCCGTCACGACGCGGACCACGGTCGCCGCGATCACCCCGGTCGCCACGGTCACCGCGCGGTTCGCGGGCAGGACGGGTGTCCTCCAGCTCCTCGCCGGTTTCCTGATCGACGACGCGCATGGAGAGGCGCACCTTGCCACGCGGATCGATCTCGAGGACCTTGACCTTGACTTCCTGGCCTTCCTTGAGGACGTCCGCCACCTTCTCGACCCGCTCGTTGCGAATTTCCGAGACGTGGACGAGGCCGTCCTTGCCGCCCATGAAGTTCACGAACGCGCCGAAGTCGACCAGATTGACGACCTTGCCGTTATAGACCTTGCCGACTTCCGCTTCCTCGACGATGCCGAGGATCCAGGCCTTGGCCGCCTCGATCTGGTTCACGTCGGACGAGCTGATCTTGATCAGACCCTCATCGTCGATGTCGACCTTGGCGCCGGTCTCCGCGACGATCTCGCGAATGACCTTGCCGCCGGTGCCGATGACTTCACGGATCTTGCTCTTGTCGATCTGCAGCGTCTCGATGCGCGGGGCATGAGCGGAGAGTTCGGTGCGGACTTCGCCCAGCGCCTTGCTCATCTCGCCCAGAATGTGGGCGCGACCGTCCTTGGCCTGACGCAGCGCGACCTCGAAGATCTCCTGCGTGATGCCGGCGACCTTGATGTCCATCTGCATCGTGGTGATGCCTTCGGAGGTACCGGCGACCTTGAAGTCCATGTCGCCGAGGTGATCTTCGTCACCCAGAATGTCGCTGAGGACCGCAAAGTCCTTGCCTTCCAGGATCAGGCCCATGGCGATGCCGGAAACCGGACGCTTCAGGGGCACGCCGGCGTCCATCATCGAGAGCGAACCGCCGCAGACGGTGGCCATCGAGGAGGAACCGTTGGACTCCGTAATGTCGGAGAGCACGCGGATCGTGTAGGGGAACTCGTCCTTGCTCGGCAGCACCGGGTGCAGCGCGCGCCAGGCGAGCTTGCCATGGCCGACTTCACGACGACCTGGCGCGCCGAAGCGGCCCACTTCACCGACCGAATAGGGCGGGAAGTTATAGTGCAGCATGAAGTTCTCGTAGGAGAGACCGGTCAGACCGTCGATCATCTGCTCGGAATCCTTGGTGCCGAGCGTGGTCGTGCAGATGGCCTGCGTCTCGCCGCGCGTGAACAGCGCCGAGCCATGCGTGCGGGGTAGGAAGCCCACCATCGCCTCGATCGGGCGGATCTGCGTGGTCGTGCGACCGTCGATGCGCTGGCCGTCCTTGAGGATGGCGCCGCGCACGATTTCCGCTTCCAGCTTCTTCATGAGCTTGTTGGCGACCATCTGGGTCTGCGCGCCCTCAGCCGCGAACGCTTCCTTCGCCTTGGCGCGGGCTTCGTTCAAGGCACCCGAGCGCGCCGACTTGTCGGTCAGCTTGTAGGCGGCGGCAATGTCCTTGCCGATCAGCTTCTTGAGCTTGGCCTTCATGTCCGCCGTATTGTCGGAGAGGTCGATCTCCCACGGCGACTTGGCGGCCTTCTCGGCCAGCTGGATGATCGCATCGACGACCTTGCGCGAAGCATCATGCGCGAACATGACGGCGCCGAGCATGACGTCTTCGGAGAGCTCCTTGGCTTCCGATTCCACCATCATCACGGCCGTGTCGGTCGCGGCGACGACGAGATCCAGCTCGCCGGTCTTCACCTCATCGAGGCTCGGGTTGAGCTGATACTCGCCATCCTTGTAGCCGACGCGCGCTGCGCCGATCGGGCCCATGAACGGCACGCCGGAAATGGTGAGCGCAGCGGAAGCCGCGATCATCGCCACAATATCGGGCTCGGTCTCGCCATCGAAGGAGAGAACCTGCGCGATCACGTTGATCTCGTTGTAGAACCCTTCCGGGAACAGCGGACGCACGGGACGGTCGATCAGACGGGAGACGAGCGTCTCCTTTTCCGTCGCGCCACGCTCGCGCTTGAAGAAGCCGCCCGGAATACGCCCGGCAGCCGAGAATTTCTCCTGATAGTGAACGGTGAGCGGGAAGAAGTCCTGCCCTTCCTTCACCGACTTGGCGGCCGTGACAGCGCACAGCACAACCGTTTCGCCATAGGTCGCGAGCACCGCGCCATCGGCCTGACGGGCAATACGGCCCGTTTCGAGCTTGAGGGTCTTTCCGCCCAGCTCGATTTCTACTGTCTTTACATCAAACATTGGTTTTCCTTCCACCCACCGGCCCTATTGCGCGGCGGGGCTGCAGTGCGGGCTAAGCCGGCCCGCGGCGGTTCGGGACTAGTCTTGCGTCCCACAAAGAGGTTGGCCGAAGTGCCATCCCCTCCTCGTCACTCCCGGCAAAGCGGGAGTCCAGTTCTGTCATCCCAGCCTTGGACGGCGCTCCCGCGCCTGTCTCGTGCTGGATCCCCGCATGCGCGGGGGTGACGCAATACGTAAACGGCCCGCCGAAGCGGGCCGAACGATTGGGTCACTTGCGAAGGCCGAGCTTCGCGATGAGAGCGGTATAGCGCCCCGCATCCTTCTTCTTGAGATAGTCGAGCAGCGAACGACGCTTGTTGACCATCATCAGCAGGCCGCGGCGGCTGTGATTATCCTTGTGGTGGCCCTTGAAGTGCTCGGTGAGGTTGGAAATGCGCTCCGTGAGGATCGCAACCTGCACTTCCGGCGAACCGGTATCGCCCTCTTGCTGGGCATTGTCCTTGATCAGTTCCGCCTTGCGTTCAGCCGTAATCGACATCGTCATTCCTTTCCAAAATCAGAGATTGAAGCCCCGCACGACCCGGATTTCCGGGCCCAAAGCCTCCACCAGCGCCACAGGCGTATCGCCCTCGGCTGCCAGCATGAGCCCTTGCTTGCGAGGGTCCCCGGGCAGTGTCCGGCCTTGTCTCAAGGCCATCGCCTGCTGCGAGGTGACGGGGAGAGCCGGGATGTCGTCCAGCCCTGCCGTCAATGGCAGCATATGCTGCGCAATGGCGCGCCCTTTACCAGCATCGCTCAGAATGTCCAGTGAAATAGCCCGATCCAAGGTGAACGGACCGGCCTTTACCCGGCGCAGCATCGTCACATGCCCGACCGTACCGAGCGCCAGCGCGATGTCCCGCGCGAGGCTGCGGATATAGGTGCCTTTCGAAACATGGGCAGTGAGGGTGATGGACGCAAGGGTTTCGCGGGCGGCCTGCTCATCCTTGAGGCCTCCCCCCGTCCCGTTCGCATCGAGCGAAGTCGAGATGCCTTCGCCCAGCTCCGCGGTGTCTCGACTTCGCTCGACACGAACGGATGGGGCGGCGTTGACCGAGAGACCATGCACCGTCACCGCCCGCAGTTTCATCTCCACCTCTTCGCCCGCCCGCGCCCGGTTATAAGCGCGCTGGCCGTCCACCTTGATTGCGCTGTAGACGGGCGGGGCCTGTTCGATCGGGCCGGTGAATTGCGCCAGCACCCCCTCTACCTGCGTCAAGGTCGGCCGCACATCGGACGTCGCGATTACCGCGCCCTCCAGATCGAGCGTGTCGGTCTGCGCGCCGAAGCAAATCGTGAAATCGTAGACCTTGTCGCTGTCCAGCATCCGCCCGGCCAGCTTGGTCGCCTCCCCCACCGCCACCGGCAGCACGCCTGTCGCCAGCGGATCGAGCGTACCGCCATGGCCGACCTTCGCCTTGGGCAAGCCGGCCTCGCGCAGCGCGCGCTTGACGGCGCTCACCGCCTGGGTGGAGCCAAGGCCCAGCGGCTTGTCGAGGATCAGCCAGCCATGCAGCGGCGCGGGCCCGGTCTCAGGCATGGTGTCGGAAGCAGTCATCGGCTGCCCATAGCGAGGCATATAGCGCCTGTCAGGCCCCGCTGGCCGCAAGGGCCGCCGCGCGTGCCTTG
This genomic window contains:
- the truB gene encoding tRNA pseudouridine(55) synthase TruB, translated to MHGWLILDKPLGLGSTQAVSAVKRALREAGLPKAKVGHGGTLDPLATGVLPVAVGEATKLAGRMLDSDKVYDFTICFGAQTDTLDLEGAVIATSDVRPTLTQVEGVLAQFTGPIEQAPPVYSAIKVDGQRAYNRARAGEEVEMKLRAVTVHGLSVNAAPSVRVERSRDTAELGEGISTSLDANGTGGGLKDEQAARETLASITLTAHVSKGTYIRSLARDIALALGTVGHVTMLRRVKAGPFTLDRAISLDILSDAGKGRAIAQHMLPLTAGLDDIPALPVTSQQAMALRQGRTLPGDPRKQGLMLAAEGDTPVALVEALGPEIRVVRGFNL
- the pnp gene encoding polyribonucleotide nucleotidyltransferase, with protein sequence MFDVKTVEIELGGKTLKLETGRIARQADGAVLATYGETVVLCAVTAAKSVKEGQDFFPLTVHYQEKFSAAGRIPGGFFKRERGATEKETLVSRLIDRPVRPLFPEGFYNEINVIAQVLSFDGETEPDIVAMIAASAALTISGVPFMGPIGAARVGYKDGEYQLNPSLDEVKTGELDLVVAATDTAVMMVESEAKELSEDVMLGAVMFAHDASRKVVDAIIQLAEKAAKSPWEIDLSDNTADMKAKLKKLIGKDIAAAYKLTDKSARSGALNEARAKAKEAFAAEGAQTQMVANKLMKKLEAEIVRGAILKDGQRIDGRTTTQIRPIEAMVGFLPRTHGSALFTRGETQAICTTTLGTKDSEQMIDGLTGLSYENFMLHYNFPPYSVGEVGRFGAPGRREVGHGKLAWRALHPVLPSKDEFPYTIRVLSDITESNGSSSMATVCGGSLSMMDAGVPLKRPVSGIAMGLILEGKDFAVLSDILGDEDHLGDMDFKVAGTSEGITTMQMDIKVAGITQEIFEVALRQAKDGRAHILGEMSKALGEVRTELSAHAPRIETLQIDKSKIREVIGTGGKVIREIVAETGAKVDIDDEGLIKISSSDVNQIEAAKAWILGIVEEAEVGKVYNGKVVNLVDFGAFVNFMGGKDGLVHVSEIRNERVEKVADVLKEGQEVKVKVLEIDPRGKVRLSMRVVDQETGEELEDTRPAREPRGDRGDRGDRGDRGPRRDGGGRGDRGPRRDRGGDRGGERGERGPRRERSDDDGPAPEFAPAFLKRDDD
- the rpsO gene encoding 30S ribosomal protein S15: MSITAERKAELIKDNAQQEGDTGSPEVQVAILTERISNLTEHFKGHHKDNHSRRGLLMMVNKRRSLLDYLKKKDAGRYTALIAKLGLRK